The genomic DNA attttgaaaatcacTACGTTAAGATGAGCGATAAGTTACCGTACTATCTGATAATAttttcagtgttgtaagttgaacagaatgTTGTCTGTTTAATAGAGTGTgatagctaggagttcagaacatgTAGATGTTAAGACTTGTGTTATGAGTGGGTttgtgtagaggctatacaaatcaaagtcttctagttgAATCCCCttagaaacagaagaaggggtgacgtagtaattttatctataaacatccataaaatttgtgttATTTCCTTACCACTTCTTACAGTCTTATATTTGTCGCCTCAAATCCCGTAAGCATTTTCCACACTTGATatcgttcaagagcttgctacgatttgttgaagaatagaaatatatTCTAAGTctttaacatgattaaaatcgtATTAAAGTCAAAAGTAGCACAACACTATTCAACCCCCTTTAAATTGTTGTCACCGATCCTAACATTTGTGTATAAAAtacaagttatatatatatatatatattaaatcctGAAAATTTGATGTAGGggcaatatttataataatataaattcaactttttaattaactaatatatatatatatataataatgcttaatttaaatttgtttggtttgtcgggtcgagagttgtggttaatttaaatatatatgtaatattaaatatatacttgggtcagattgtgggatgatccgtccataaacttgaaacggttaaaaaataaatttaaaatgttatatgtatgttttgaactccaACCGAACAatacaagtataactctttaacaaaGTGTGATTGGAGTGTGATTTTCCAAAAGATACTAGGTCGGTAACAAATGAGAGTggttaaaaaacataaatcaaacatttgattgaccaaaatgtgaggtcacgaggttaaatgtcgattgagattggtggattatttttttaagggtaaaagacgtgtgaaagtgtgattgagatgtggtttgtcaaaAGATAAGAGGTGGATAACAAAAGATTGTGCAacattcaacactaaatttgataaaacgTACAACATTTccaataatataagtttaactttttaactaatatatatatatatatatttataatatgcttagtatttatttgattttccgAGTTgggagttgtggttaatttggatatatatgtgagagtaaatgaattcttgggtcggattgtgggatGACTCGCTCATAAACTTGATacagttaaaaattaaattgttatatgTATGCTTCGAATTTCTAAAAACCAAAATAACCTATCAACAAACAAGCtttgaatatttcatttattatttatatatttttgttgtcaaaaattagtttttggtgagatttgaatccgtaaacaaataaaaatttcaatcatTACACCacaatgttttatatttaatattataataaatttaactaaatagcttactatttttaataaattgattgtCCTAACTCGAAGGCTTATCGGGCTTATCTAAGGTCGGCTCTAACCATTAGTTATGATTCTTTTAACTCTTGTAACTGACAAGTTGTACAAATTCTAACATCAATGTTAATTGtgatatacattattttttttataaaagttgacattttaaaaaaatatatatatatatatatatatatatatataattaataaggaAAATAAAAGTTGACGGGATAATTGTAGttataaagtttattaattattattaaataccAAAAAAAGTATATGCACCATAAGCCCTAAACGTGTATGCAATCCATATTTGATCTATCATTTTGGACCAAGTTTTAAGTTTGACGAGACATATATAGATATATGAGTGagtaaactaattaataattaataaatttggaGTAATTTTCAATACAACAAGTTGCTTAGGCaggaaattaaaaagaattgaTCAAATGGAATGTTacaataatattgttgttttccattATAAATACCAAGTAATTTCCATATCTGCATCACAGCAATCAAACCATCATCAACATATTAATATCTGGTTCTCTCTAGAATGGGTCGATTCAACATTCCTCTGACATTGTTGTCACTGTCCTGTCTCTGTCTTTTGGCTTCGGCCCAACTGAAACAGAACTACTACGCCGGCACGTGCCCCAACGTCGAATCCATCGTCAGGAAGGCCGTCCAGCTGAAGTTTCAGCAAACTTTTGTTACAGCCCCGGCCACTCTCAGGCTCTTCTTCCACGACTGCTTTGTTCAGGGCTGCGATGCTTCCGTTATGATTCAATCGACCGGAGGCAACAAGGCGGAGAAGGATAACCCAGATAACATTTCCTTAGCCGGAGATGGGTTCGACACCGTTGTCAAGGCCAAGGCTGCAGTTGACGCCGTCTCCGGTTGCCGGAATAAAGTATCCTGCGCCGACATTCTAACCATGGCTACCAGGGATGTCATCGCTTTGGTAATTATTAATCACTTCTCTCTGTTCTGCCCTGTTGTTCCTCCTGAAtcaatgaatttttattataaaaatgaatgcaGACCGGAGGGCCATCTTACGCTGTGGAGCTGGGGAGATTGGACGGCCTGAAGTCGACGGCGGCGAGCGTCACCGGAAAACTTCCTCATCCGAACTTCAATCTCAACCAACTCAACTCCCTCTTTGCTGCCAACGGCCTTAATCAAAACGACATGATAGCTCTCTCAGGTAATTAAGTTCAAACTAAtctattcattatatataatcttttattttatttcatttcatttcatttgattattataaattattattgtatatatatagcTGCCCACACAATTGGGTTCTCCCACTGCAGCAAATTCTCAAACAGGATCTACAACTTCACAAAGTCGAACCCGATTGACCCGACCCTGAACAAGCAATACGCATCCCAGTTGATTCAAATGTGCCCGAAGAATGTGGACCCGAGAATAGCAATAAACATGGATCCAATCACGCCCCGAAAATTCGACAATGCATACTTCAAGAATCTTCAGGGAGGAAAGGGATTATTCACTTCCGACCAAGTGCTCTTCACCGACTCCAGGTCTAAGTCGGTGGTCAACGCCTGGGCTACCAGCTCCCAGTCATTCAACTCTGCCTTCATAACCGCCATGACCAAACTCGGCCGCGTCGGAGTCAAGACCGGAAAGCCCGGACCCAACGGTAACATCCGTGTCAGATGCGACGCATTCAACTGATCCATTTCATCGCTGTCTTTATTCCAAGCTCAACGAAAGCTAGAGCCATAAACAAGTAAAATAAGTATGAACACAAGAGagttgagattttttatttttttatttcctgTTAAGAATTTATTGATTGTTTAATCGTGTCATCAACCAATGTATGAGTGTTATTATTACTATTCACTTTGGATGTTATGTATGGTCATATATTGATGTTGATGGATAATCCTTAGTCTTTAGGGTATTTGTAGattttaggatttagggtttggttttatGTGTAATGTTCTTATTTAATTAGTCGGTTTCCCATTTAGTTGGTTTtctgaaatttgatcaaatgggTCTCATAATAGGTCAAATTCGAAAAAAGTCTCACGTTTGATGAACAACGGCCTATCCATTGTCGAAGAACCGGATTTTCTATCCACAAGCGAGAAAATCTAGAAGTTACTACACCTAAAAGTCGCTTAATCTTCCCTAGTTTTGTCTCCCTTTCGTGTAATCGTCTAAAGCAACCAGAGCAGTCGAAGCTTGTCGTGAACATCTGTAAGTTTGTTTTCCATAATTCCTAGCTCAGTTTTATTCTTGACATAAATATACTTGGATGACCTAGAATGGGGACCTCTAGAATCATGTTTAAGATTTGAGGAATGACTTAAGTGTTCTATAATCAAAACCAACAATCTGTAATCAAAACCAATATTTGTTCAAGTTAGAGATATTCAAAATCAACATCTGTAATCAAAACCAacattaattgatttaatattcaTAAGACAAAACCAATAATAATTGATACAATATTCATAAGATAAAACCAACAGTAATTGATACAATATTCATAAGATAAAACCAACATTTGTTCAAGCTAGAGTTGATGGTTGGTTAGATAATGGCTGATGAGATGATGGTCTTATagctcttgcagtagatggtgcagacATCACTGATTTACATGTTGTCTTGTTATGAGCTTGACTAGCACATGAGCTACATCGTCTCGGTACCTTACGAGtctcaccttgggatgacctacgctttgtttgtggttGCCCTTTCTTAACTTTAACATGCGGTTTAAGTCACACTTGTTGTTTGATAttttctggaatatcccaagaGTCTTGATGATAAACTGGATAACATGTCTTCGCATATGCACTAATTCACGATTCAGTTGAGTAATACTTGAAAAAGATAACAATTGAACATGAGCAATTGGTTAGTTAGTTAGATAGATTCAACAACAAATCGTTACCTTGAGCAGAATTCATAGGCATCCACGATGGTGCTTGCCTTTtattctcttgcctcgtcacaattgaacatgtatgatcttttataaatttatgaatctcaaacatttccgaggattttcctttcacagcacgcaatctccacttgcaatttTGATCCAAACATTTAACCGCCcgaatattttttttgacctctcaactttgaattcaaaatgattagccatTGCATATTTATGTAAcctcagttgaagttcttttttactCTCAAACAACATACtgactttcaattcgatttcgCAAATTAATGCGTCAGGTAACggattttcactacttggtatgttACTAGCAACCCAATCACTACAGTTTGGTTGGGTACTAGCAACCCAAGAATGGCTTGTTGGTACGAGCAACCCAATCATTGTTTGGTTGTGTACTAGGAGCACAATCATTGTTTGGTTGTatactaggaacccaatcattGTTTGGTTGTGTACTAAGAACCCAATCATCAACCCCCTCATTCAGACGCAAACATGGGTCTTCTTCTATGTCATTTTGAGTTTCAAAGATAACCTCCTGCTGTTGAAACTTCGGGAATACTTCAGGATCATCAATTGTTAGAACcactacactttcttgagttgggtttCTAGGTAGTGAATTCTCTACTAAAGATACACACAGTGCAATGCGATGGTGGAGTGATATCGAGGTTTCAAGTAAAAAGAACTTCACATCCATATCTTGTTTgatatcagttatataagaaaatttttcATCCATACCCGGAGTATTATACTTGGTTTGAAGCAATAAATTATATCTAAGTTTATCAATATTAGTAGTAGAGTAGATCATATCAACTAATTCAGCATATATAGAATTTAGGGGAAcattcaaaccctaaaccctaaaccctaaaccctaaaccctaaaccctaaacctttgGTTGACTTTGGAACAAAATGAGTATTACAATCCAtaattttccactctccattaagGTAAAGAAGTgcttgagctgcaattgaaaacaattCAACGATTGTACGCCTATTGTAATGTTCTGTTATTGGTtcacataaaataaatgtacCCATTTGAGAAAGAAGAGTCGTGGGTCTTCAACTGCTGAACTTGAACGAACGGAGCTAAGAATATACAATAATCATAAGTTAGCAATAACTAGAATATTACACATAAACCCAACATTGGAAAAAATAAGCAACATCAGAATATACAATGTTCATGAATATACAACATTGGAAAAACTTAGCAACATCATAATATACATTGTTCGTGAATATACAATGTTCGTGAATATACAATGCTCGTGAGTGAACTGATGCGCATACATATACCATATACTATCAATATAAACAGATAGACCCTAAAATCTACAAATACCCCAAAAACTAAGAATTATCCATCAATATATAAGCATACATTGGAGTTATCCATCAATAAGAACATTATACAACCCAAACCCTAAACTGACCTGTAATGGAACGATGACACGGATGGATGGACGGACGAACGACCGATGATGAAACGAGAAGGAAGAACGGACGGACGATTCCCGATTAAAGTGGTGCGAGTTGAAATGAGACGTTGGAGAGTGGAGTCGTGGAGAAATCGAATTTGAAACGAGggtaaaaattagaattagaatttataCTCTGATGTGCGAGCATTAGACAATGTGCAAGAACCGTGTAATGCTCGCATTATGATGTGCGAGCATTATAGATGCAAGAATCGTGTAATGTTCGCATGATGATGTGCGAACATTACATGATTCTCGCATCTGTAATGCTCGCACATCAGCGTTTAATGTGTTATCAGGGGCATGGACGTCATTTCACAGGGCGAAAATACCCTTTTTGCAGGGTTTATTAATCGTGGGCCTTTTTAGAATTATGCCTATTATGAGGTCCATTTAATCGAATTTCCCCTTTTTGTTgggttgaagagaaaaataaggaagGAAAGTtataaaaggaaataaaatattattattttctcgtTATTCAATCATACTATTATATTactaagtaaatatataatcaagatAAAAATCTTTTCCCTATCTTAGACTTAAATAACCTAACTtataacatttcatattatcctaataaatactataataaattaaaaatattaattttaattaaaaacattaatttcaacaCTCACCCTTAATCTTTTTGTTGGTCATGGCTAACAAATCCCGTAAGTAGACGAATTTGTTAAAAGGAAGTACTTTAGTGAAGATATCTACAAGTTGATCTCCGGTCTTTACGTTCTTGATTATCACTTCTTCATCAACCACTACTTCACGAATGTAGTGATGTTTGAGGTTGATGTGTTTTGTTCGACTATGAAATATCGCATTTTTCGACATAGCAATTATCGATTTTCTATCGCAAAAGAGAACCTCAGACATATCTTATTTCTCCCCATGTCTTCTAAAATCTTCATTAACCAAACCACTTGTTTCGTTTGCCGATATGTATTCTTCTAACTTccaagtttcatttttttcgaTCATGTTGATTTCTTCTTCTATCGCTTTCACCCAAACCTCCTTTTTAATAGTTTGTTCAAAGATTTTGAGTTCTACAACACAGAAATTATATGAAGCATATATGTCGTttaaatttctcatttttatgGGAGTAAGGATCGGAATGGATGAACTTGCCCCAGGTTGTGTTGTCGGATATTGTTAATGCTCACTTTCTTCATAACCACTTTCATTGACTTGTTTAGATTTCTCCCTCTGATCTTCTTAAAAAATCGGCATTTGTACATCCTCAACACCTTTCTTTTTACAATATAATTGTTCTTTTTCATTGAAGATCACATTCCGACTTTCAATCACCTTATTTTTTTCAAGCTAAAAAGTCGATATCCCTTCGACTTGGTGCTATAGCCAATGAATATACATTTTTCACCATTATCTTTaaatttgtttctcatttttcttCGGGACATGAGAATAGAAAATGGATCCAAAAAATTTCAAGTGATTGACCGACGACTTTCTACCCTTGGACCATGCCTCAAATGGTGTCTTATTTTTAACCGCCTTTGTTGAACATcgattcaaaaaataaattgttgtaTAAGTTACTTCGGCCCCAAAAGTCAATTCTAACCCCTTTCATTCATAATGGTTCTCGCCATCTCGACAATTGTTCGATTCTTCCTTTCTAACGCCATTTTGTTCTGGCGTataactcgtcttcaattttttttaagaccAATATTTTCACAATATTTCTCGAACTCCTTCAAGTTGTATTCtcctcctctatcacttcttaaaCTTTTTATCACCTTACCACTTTGTCTTTCAGTCATTCTTTGAAACTTCTTGAAAATGGAAAGTGATTCCAATTTTTAcctcaaaaaaaataaacccaTCACATTCTTGAAAAATCGTCGATAAAAGTGATAAAGTATTTGTTACCTTCGTGAGAGTTTTTGGACATCGGGCCACAAATATTGGTGTGAACGAGCTCCAACAATGATTTTGCTTTCCAGACTTTCTCTTTCGGAAACATCTCTCTATGGATATTACCAAGAGCACATGCCTCACAAACATCATGATTTTCGTCAATATTTGGCAACCCATACACCATATTTTTTCTGCTTAGCAATTTCAAGCTCTCAAAGTTCACAAGCCCAAGCCGTTTATGCCACAACCATGACATATCTTCAACATTGACCTTAACCGATGCACAACTTGCAGGTTAAGATTAAGAGGAAAATTTCAATTCCTCTCCATCTTGACAACCGCTATCAActttctattatttttcttgtcaaaaattttacaataatcatCATCGAAATACTATGCATGATTATATTGCATAAGTTGtctaacacttagaaaattttgagCTAAATCCGGAACAAACAACACATCATGGATAAGCaatttatctttctttgaaTCTACAGCAATCGTACCTCTTCCATTTGATTTCACCACAGCATCATTACCCATTGTCATCCGAGTTGTGTCGCTCTTGTCAACTTTGGAAAAACTCAACTCATCTCCGGTCATGTGATTGTTAGAGGTGTCAATTCAGGTGGGTCGGGTGGGTTCGAGTCGGCTTGAATGAGGtgcattataacaaaattttcaacccAAACCTGAACCAACCTGAAAACAACAAACCCGAACCCAGAACAACTCGACCAACCCGACTAACCCGAAATAAGTTTTTtgcttaataataatactttaatttaaatacaaaataataaaattggcataaacataataattatgtttagaaaattcaaaattttcacaaaataaatattacacaaCGAAATTAtgatatcattataaaaaaatcttcaatCATCACAAAAGTATTTTCAAGTTCAAACTCTACTTCTTCATCGTTGTACACCTTTTTGTATGAGTCCAACCTTGAAATAagatatgaaattaaaataaattaaactctaaaatcttctaaaaatatattaatttaaacttacTTACTTTTTAATATCAAGTATCAATACTAATGTCTGAAATCTGAATGATCTCTTCTCATAGTTTAAGTAGTATTTGAGCCATCGTCCCCATTTATGAATAAACTCATAATATTTTCAGTCAAATTATCCAACTCCACCTCAGTATTttctacaaaaagaaaatattagtcAAAGAATCGAACAAAAAactttaatatgaaaataaaaagacGAGCCACTGACCATTCTGTCCAACTAACCAATCTCTACAACAAACTAATGCCTCAACAACATCAAGCTTCGTTGCACTACAATATTGGTCAAGTATCCTACCACCGATGCTAAAAGCCGATTCTTAAGCAACTGTAGAAATTGGAACACTCAAGATATCTCTGGCCATTTTTGCAAGTTCAGGATACCTAAATTGGTAGCTTTCCAAAATGCGAGGACATCAAATTTTGTATCTCTGTCAATTTTCGATTCTTCCAAATAGAGCTCTAATTGTCTCTTTTAAGCTTTTCCATTGAATTCCAAACTTTGAAATGTATCAAATTcctatatcataaataaaatatattagtaaaaaaaagtaaaaaatactagtgagaaaaaaacattatcaaCGGTACCTTCAAAATATTCATGCATCCGCTTGAATTTAGAGTAAAAGAAGCAATATCATCATCAGTTCTCACTTGGCTGCCTTTTACATACTTTACACATTCACGAATCTTATCAACAccattatcaattttttttaaaccttcTTGCACAATTAAATTGAGAATGTGGTCACAACAACCAACATGCAAAAACTCACCACCATTCACTAATGAACCATTTAAATCAAGTTGTTCTCTTAAAAGACCAACAAATACATCATTTGCAGCAACATTGTCTAATGTAATTgtgaaaacttttttttaactccccaaacattgaataaactattaattttatcaCACAATGCAATACCAGAATGAGGTGGAGGCATGTAAAAGAAATTGATAATCCTCTTTTGCAAAACCCAATTAGAATCAATGAAATGTGTTGTCAAGCATATATAACCATCAGTAGCTATAGAAGTCCACAAATAAGATGTGAAACAAATTTTTCCAGGGCATGAATGCATTTCTTGAGCTAGCCTATTGCATTCATTTTTATGCATCTTGAGAATATCAGTCCTTGCAGTATTTCTAGTGAAATGATTGACTTGAGGTTCCAAATAGGTAAATATTGATCTAACTGCCTCATATTCTACAAACTGAAATGGTAAATCACGCCTCACAATTGCTAAGATTAGCAACTCTCTAAATCTTTCTTGACTAAACTTTTGAGACCTAATATTAAGACTTTTATCCCCTTGTTCTAACAAAGTTTGAGCAATATCACGAATTTTCTTTCTAGAACATTGATTAAGGATATGATGACGAAGATTACCTGCTCCCATGCTACTATCAGCTTTGTATGTAATTCCACATGCTTTACATTTACATCGCAAATCTTCTCCCTCTATTTTAGGAAGTATATCAAAATACTGCCACCACTTTGATTTTAATGGTCTCTTTCGTTTACTAATACCAGTTTTGGAGGCTTGATCTTGGGAATCAATGCACGTTTCTTTATTTGCATATAAATTTGCCATAGGTGAACCCTCCACACTATCCTCCTCAAGATCAAGATTAATTTTTGAACTCATTTTATTGCTGGATACTAACGGAGTTCAAGagattaaaaaagatgaaaattagaGAATGGATGTTTATTGAAGAGAAGTGAGAAAAATGGAAGAAAATGAATAGTGAGAAAGACGAAAGGAAGAAAAGTAATAGAAATTAAGGATATGGGTTAGACccgttagggttagggttttttTGTAAGGTAggcaagttattttttttattaatatattaggtgGGTCGGGTTGGGTGGGTGGGTTCGGGTTGATGAGTGACCTGATTTTTTAATTCAAGTCAACCCGGGTTGACCcgaacccaacccaacccagtTTTCTTTTTCAGGTTATATTTTGGGCCTGACCCGAAATGATTCAAACCCCAAAaccccaaccctaacccaataTTCTTCGGGTCGACTCGTATCGAGTTGGCGGGTCGAGTTCATTTTTGACACCCCTAGTGATTGTTGCACCCACTATCAACATACCACTCGTTATCATTTTTTCCGATAGCCGCTTGACATGCAAAAAAAGTGTTCTTCCATCACTTTCACAATTCCTTTTCTCCTCGGTATAATTGGCATGCTCTCTACTTTGATCTCGACAATCTTTTTGCATATGATCAAACCTCTTGCAATTAAAAGATTGAGGACCTTTGCGATAATAATTTTCTTCAACGTGACTCGATCTTTTACAATGATGGAAAAATTTGTTATCATTGAAGTTTCTACCTCCCTTCGGCCACGCCCTCGACCTCTTTCATAACTTCCACCGCCGCGAGAATATTGACGTTTACTCGAGCTTTGCGTAGAGTCTTCTTCAACACTCCCTCTCAATTAAAAGGCACTTTCGAGGGAAGCTTCCAATGTCGCTTCATCTGTTGTGCATGCAACCCATCAAATCGTGAATACTAAGTGACGAGAGGtgtttcatttcttcaataatgGCAACCATATTGTCATACTTCGGAGAAAGACTTATCAAAATCTTGTTACAAACCATTTTGTCGGTCAAGTCTTCGCCAAGACACTTGATTTGGTTACAACTTCGATCACCCTTGAGAAGTACTCTTGTAGagtttctttcttcttcatcctcAAAATTTGAAACTCTCGTTTAAGATTCAAGAGCTTTAATGTCTTCATTTTATCCCTCCCTTCAAATTCCTTTTCCAATATATTCCACGCTTCCTTCGATGTATTAACCCATATTATTCTTGGAAAAAACTTACGAGAGATACTTTGTTGAATAATAAACAAGGCCTTCGTATCTTTCTTTTTGTTCTCCTTTAACTTTTTATCAGATGAACGATCTAATGATCATATGGCATCCTAATCTTCAATGTGTTCGTTCTCCACCAAATCCCACAAATCTTGTGAGACTAGGAGTGTCTTCATCATAACACTCCAATAATCATAATCTTCTCCATCGAAAACGAGTTGAGCTCCTCATATCGGCCAAGAATCTCCTAGCATTGCCATGAATCGATCTTGAAGCTCTGATATCACTATGTTGggttaaagagaaaaataaggaagaaaagttacaaaaaaaaagaaatattattattttctcgtTATTCAATCATACCATTACGTTactatgtaaatatataatcaaaataaaaatattttccctATTTTAGACTTAAGTAACGTAACTTATAACTTTctatattatcataattaataccataattaattacaaacattaattttaattaaaaaatattaatttcaacacttttgttaatttattattattattttactactTAACTGTTTTATATTGAGCAAATCTAATCGTCCTTATTTGCAACGACCTTGCATTTTTTTCTTAGAGTCTTGAAAACTCCATCaagaatatatgaaaaaaacaagATATAAAGTAAATGAACACATTTTTGTTCATGAATTGGTCTATTGAGCTTCTTTTTGTATTTATTGAATGAAGCGGTCTTTAATTTCAacaattgtttttttagtatGGCTTTTTTTTGATCTCATGTCCaagtcatgaattaaaaaattatctattctACTATATATGGAggatattttcatttataaaatagttGAGTGTATCCACAAAAAAATTGTTCCTAACGAAACCTTACCGACGCTTACTTGATGATGTCAGAATTTTCCGACAATTTTTACCCATAGAATTTGAGACGAAATTAAAAAACAtcagaaaaaattaataaaataaagaaaat from Impatiens glandulifera chromosome 9, dImpGla2.1, whole genome shotgun sequence includes the following:
- the LOC124915069 gene encoding peroxidase 51-like, giving the protein MGRFNIPLTLLSLSCLCLLASAQLKQNYYAGTCPNVESIVRKAVQLKFQQTFVTAPATLRLFFHDCFVQGCDASVMIQSTGGNKAEKDNPDNISLAGDGFDTVVKAKAAVDAVSGCRNKVSCADILTMATRDVIALTGGPSYAVELGRLDGLKSTAASVTGKLPHPNFNLNQLNSLFAANGLNQNDMIALSAAHTIGFSHCSKFSNRIYNFTKSNPIDPTLNKQYASQLIQMCPKNVDPRIAINMDPITPRKFDNAYFKNLQGGKGLFTSDQVLFTDSRSKSVVNAWATSSQSFNSAFITAMTKLGRVGVKTGKPGPNGNIRVRCDAFN